The segment ggggggcggggcagCGAGGTCCGCCCCGGGCcccctggggagggggggaggagcccCTGGGGGTGTGGGGGGCGGGGAGCGGGGTCCGCCCCGGGGCcccctggggagggggaggagcccCGGGGGTGTGGGGGGCGGGGAGCGGGGTCCGCCCGGGGCcccctggggaggggggaggagcccCGGGGgtgtggggggcggggggcgggcaGCGGGGTCCGCCCCCGGCcccctggggagggggggaggagcccCTGGGGGTGTCGGGGGGCGGGGAGCGGGGGTCCGCCCGGGGCcccctggggaagggggaggagccCCGGGGGTGTGGGGGGCGGGGAGCGGGGTCCGCTCGGGAGGGGGGAGGAGCCCCGGGGGTGTGGGGGGCGGGGAGCGGGGGTCCGCCCGGGGCcccctggggaagggggaggagccCCGGGGGTGTGGGGGGCGGGGAGCGGGGTCCGCCCGGGAGGGGGGAGGAGCCCCGGGGGTGTGGGGGGCGGGGAGCGGGGGTCCGCCCGGGGCcccctggggaagggggaggagccCCGGGGGTGTGGGGGGCGGGGAAGCGGGGGGTCAGCCCGGGCCCCccgtggggaaggggaaggagccCCCGGGGGTGTCGGGGGGCGGGGTCGGGTCAGCCAGGATCCGGCCTCACTGACCCCCGTCCGGCCCAGCAGGAGTCCACACTCTCCAGACCATGTACGGCTGCGAGGTGTCCCCCGACCTCACCTTCCAGCGCGGGTTTGACCAATTCGCCTACGACGGGCAGGACTACATCGCCCTGGACAGCGAGACCCTGACCTGGACGGCGGCCGTGACCCCCGCCGTGAACTCCAAGCGCAAGTTGGAGACGAGGAGCTtcgaggagagagagaaagtctaCCTGGAGGAGACGTGCGTGCTGTGGCTGAAGAAGTAcctggagatggggaaggaggcgCTGATGAGGACGGGTACGGCCGGCCGCCCGTGTGCCCGGCACTCCAGGCCCCCGGGCGGCCCTGCTCCACCTCCCCTCAGCCCCGGGACCCCTTGTACCCCAGGGCGTATTGTAGGgtgttccccttcccccaccagacCTCGTGCccctggaggggagggggggaaggggagcctGGAAATACCCCTGCCCTTTGGCTGCAGACCCCCCCACCCAAGTGTGCTCAGCCCTCAAGGCCCCCCACCCAACCTGCTCAGCCACTCCTCAGCCCGAGCCCCgggccccccacccccaggaacCCCTTGTACCCCATGGCTCAGATTGTGGGGTGTTCCTCCTGTTCATGTGGCcttggagaggaagggggaaagggaaccTGGAAATGCCTCTGACCTTTGCCTCCAGACCCACCCTCTGCCAGAGTGACCCGCCACACTGCCCCCCATGGGGAGGTGACCCTGAGGTGCCGGGCCCAGGACTTTTACCCCAAGGAGATCTCCCTGACTTGgctgagggatggggaggaacaGCTCCAGGATACGGCGTTCATTGAGACCAGGCCTGCAGGAGATGGCACCTTCCAGAAGTGGGCAGCTGTGCAGATGACCTCGGGCCAGGAAGGCAGATACACCTGCCGAGTTCAGCATGAGGGGCTGTCTGAGCCTCTCACCCTGCAGTGGGGTAAGGACAGAGAGGAGGGGCTGGGAAAaggccacccccaccccacaggatcagagggagggggagttactgggggaaatgggggaagggTTAATGACTCAGGGCAGACAGGGATCAGGGCTTCtcacttcccttttccatttcagaACCAGAGTCCTCATCCACCTGGCTCATTGTGGGGGGCATTGCTGCTGCCCTCCTCATCCTCATTGCAGTCCTTGCTGGAGTTGGGATATGGAGAAAGAAGCACTCAGGTAGGCAGGACTGGGAGGGGTCATTAGGGATCAGGCCCCATGGAGATCTGGGCTTCTCCTGACCCGGCAGGTTGTCTTTCTGTCCCCAAGTCCTCTTCTTTTCATCCAAGGGACAGTTAGATGAGCCCTAAGAGTGGAGATGAACAACTAGAAGCCATTTCCTGGAGGATGCCTGGCAGGGGTGTCACAGGCTGCCTGAGTGGAGAATCTGCTTCAGACTCAGCTCAGACATGAACATGGGGATTTCTGCCTGAGGGCCTGGGTGTCTCCCCAGCTGGGGTGTGTAGACCAACCCCGGGAACTCCTGGAGGCAGACCTGGAGGGGGGTTAgggccttttctctcttcctcttggaTCCAGAGGCTGGAGTGCTATGGGGCATGGGGGTGCATCTTGGTTATTTGTTGTGTCTCCAAGACAAATCTTGGAATTTCTGAGACTCTGGTGTGGTCTCTTCTCCCGGATTCCTCactagaaatttgttttcttttccaggtgCAAAGGGAAGTCTTTATGTTCCTGCTGCAGGTAAGTGAAGGGTAGACATGGAGGGTAGAAAGAAGGGGCCAGCCCATGGTGTCTCTGGGACCTGAGCAATGAGAAGGCAGAGGAGAGGCCTAGCCCAGTAGCCTTCCCTTGgtgtccccttcccttcctatacCCTGGTTCTGGGATGCATGTCCCTGACTGGGTTGTTTCCCTCCTTTGTCTCCAGGCAATGACAGTGCACAGGGTTCAGATGTCTCTCTCACAGCCAAAGGTGAGACTCTGGGGgcctggaaggagggaggggccgAGCAAAGAGGAGGAGGGTCTGTGGGAGGTTGGGCTGAGGATGGGCTGAATTCGTGAGGCTGGCTCTTCAGAATGATGATAGGCTGGAGGCCAGAGGGCCCTTTGAGGATCCCCCtgaatctgtctttccttcttcagcatgAGAGAATTGCCTGGCATGGACCTAAGACAGAAAACCAGTCTGCAGTCCCCCTACTGTTCCTGTTGACCCTTGGCCTCTCTCCCCTGCACTGACCCCTGTGATTCTCCCTGGACTCTACTGGCCCAAGCCCAGGGCAGCCTCATCAGGGCCCTCACCCTGTTCTCTAaggcctccttcccctcctccctcctgtcTCTCTGCTTTGGGAATGAGCCTCCTGCACATATGATGCTGCCCTAACCTCTGGGGTCTCTGACGGCCAGAACAGCCTGATGAATCACTGCTCTGGAGTCTGCAGCTTTTCTCCACAATCTCAGCTCAGCTTCACATTTGGGTGGGGGATTGTGGGGGAAGGATGACCACATGGAGATGTTACAGCCACATGAAAGGGGAAATAAATGAAAGTTTGGAGATGCCTGAGAAGCTGTTATTTGCTCTGCTGTGTCTGTGAGTGCAGTTGGGGGCTGGGCCCAGAGGGGAAGGAGCCTGCGGGGAGGGACTGTACTTGGTAAGAGGGCAGACTTTGTCTTTGATTTGTACTGCTTGGGGTATGTATGGATGTGGTCTACTGGGACTTGTTTCAGGGCTTCAGACAGAGCCCAGGCTGGGCACTCCTCCTGGCTCTGCAGCCATGCCCAGACAGGGTGCTGGGTCACTAACCCATGGGCCTCCTGCCCATAGGTGGCCCCTCAGCACTGACCTTCACAGAGGTCCAGATCTCtgtgttttgtcattttcatcagAGATATAGAAGCAGCATTTTCGTTCTGGGGACAGGAAGTCctgtgagaagagaggaaacatCTTCCATGggggctcactttcctcatttgcagcAGAAAATGGGTCCAAATTTCAAGGCGACTCAGTGGAGCCTCTGACTTacaggcaggaagacctgagttcaaatcgcaTCTCAGGCACTTAatggttttgtgaccctgagcaggtcacttaacctcccacCTCAGGAATGTAACTTGGTTATATAATAATTTACTAGGAATACCATgctgtacataatagatctgCAGTTCCGTGGGTAATCTCTTTTTGTTCTGTGTTAtggaaaatattgttttatttcacaaattcaaaataaaatacagaaaattacagaaaaatcAGAGCTACAACTGGTTCCTCTCAACTTCAAACTGGGCATCAGTGACTATGCCACATGTGAGGCCACAGGTTTGGTGGTGTTGGGTTGTTCAGCTTGTCAGGAGCCCAGGTCACCAGGTCCACTGTGAGTGAGGacagagggaggagatgagaggacaAAGAGGTCATGGGAAAAGACCTGGGCCAAGAGGCCTGGCTTTGGTCTTTGCATCCTTTCCAGTGATTCCCTGCACTCTCCTGGGGTCCTTGTGTTCAAAGATATTCAGGATTTGCTCCCCTACTCTTGTTAGAGACATGCTAGCTCAGGTTTAGGTTCcatgttgggatgaaatgaggtcCTCAGAAATCATTGATCATTAAAGAAAGGAGGTTAACTTGGCCCTAAGACAGCAAGGATGTGTACCAAGGACATGGTTGCACTTTTCTGGATAGGGCCCCTCTCACGTACAGGTGAAAACTGGTCAATGAGACAAGGCAGGGTGACTCCAAAGAAGTTACCCTGTTAAAGGAGCCACAACTCACTGTGGATGAGACTTTAGGTTTAGGTCAACAGGAAGCTACTTGAAGGGAGACAAGGGTCAATCAAATCCCAGAGACAACTTTGTTGCATTTTAGGGAAAACAAGTCCTTTTTCTGGGAAAACCAGAAATCCCTTGTCCCATCGCACACTCTCCCCCAAGACCTAGGGATCTTCTAAGAGACCTTCCACctttttctaattttcaggatttcattGGACAATTATCCTGCTCCAGGAATTataagaagtgaagaaaaaaaatcttgcttcACAAAAGAgtaaccaaaggaaaaagaaaacaaaaaacaaggagGATGAAAAAAGGCAGAAATTCTGGACTTTCTCCTTTGGATGAACTGAGCCTCAGGTCTTAACCATCTAGTCCTGGTGTCAAATACAGCTGGAACCacattaaaacttaaaaatgtcatttggaaatagtttacaaaataaagatgcaataaaacatgaataatgttaatatgtggttttctaagccaatgtGCAGCCCAGGGATCCTTCCACAGAGAGCCTGGCAGGCAGCAAgtgcttgtttttttaaaacttattttatttattttcagcgttccacaatcactaccacacaacctaggctttttctttctctccctccccctccctcccatctacttctcccctttctccctgagatggcatacaaatTTAAATacgctctacacatacattcctattaaattcattttcaccatagtcatgttgtatagaagaattaaaatgaatgggagaaatcatatgaccaaccaaaacattatataaaagaaaatgatctgctacaatctgtgattgaattccacagttctttctctggctgtggaaggcattttgccttaaaagaccattgggaattttttaagtccttgcattgcaatgaagttctaagtctaccagaaaaaattctcgcacactgtggtcgctgctgtgcacagagttctcctgattctgctccttttgctcagcatcagatcatataagtcttaccaggcctctctgaagtctttctgttcatcatttcttaaagtgcaatagtattccattacatttatatatcataatttattcagcctttccccaatggatgggcatccccttgcttttcagtttttggccaccacaaagaatgctgatataaatatttttgtacatgtgggatccttttcagtttttatgatctcatgggggatatagtcctagaagcgatattgctgggtcaaagggtatgcacatttttgtagccctttgggcactgttccaaattcctctccagaatgtttggatcagctcatagctccaccaacaatgaattagtgttccagttctcccacatcttctccagcatttatcatcttcctgtactgtcatgttagccactctgataggtgggatgtggtatctc is part of the Notamacropus eugenii isolate mMacEug1 chromosome 3, mMacEug1.pri_v2, whole genome shotgun sequence genome and harbors:
- the LOC140497857 gene encoding BOLA class I histocompatibility antigen, alpha chain BL3-7-like, translating into MERSLGALLLLGSLILPDTWAGSHSLRYFYTSVTRPGLREPRFLAVGYVDDQQFVRFDSDGPSPREEPRAAWMERMEQEEPGYWERETRNMRAETQIYREDLETLRGYFNQSAGGVHTLQTMYGCEVSPDLTFQRGFDQFAYDGQDYIALDSETLTWTAAVTPAVNSKRKLETRSFEEREKVYLEETCVLWLKKYLEMGKEALMRTDPPSARVTRHTAPHGEVTLRCRAQDFYPKEISLTWLRDGEEQLQDTAFIETRPAGDGTFQKWAAVQMTSGQEGRYTCRVQHEGLSEPLTLQWEPESSSTWLIVGGIAAALLILIAVLAGVGIWRKKHSGAKGSLYVPAAGNDSAQGSDVSLTAKA